In Agrobacterium sp. RAC06, a single window of DNA contains:
- a CDS encoding Bax inhibitor-1/YccA family protein, with protein MDPIQNRFGYGAQAQSAALFDEGLRKHMLRVYNYMGLGLVITGIVAFVVSQTPALYVPIFSTPLKWVVMLAPLAFVFFFSFRIHAMSAATAQMAFWAFAAVMGLSLSSVFLVFTGTSIARTFFITATMFGAMSLYGYTTKRDLSQFGSFLMMGLIGVVIASIVNIFLGSSALQFAISVIGVVVFVGLTAWDTQNIKQQYAENFDQESQQKLAVFGALSLYLNFVNLFQLLLSLTGQREE; from the coding sequence ATGGATCCCATCCAGAACCGCTTCGGCTACGGCGCTCAGGCCCAGTCCGCAGCACTTTTCGACGAAGGCCTGCGCAAGCACATGCTGCGCGTCTACAACTACATGGGCCTCGGGCTGGTCATCACCGGCATCGTCGCCTTCGTCGTGAGCCAGACCCCGGCGCTCTACGTGCCGATCTTCTCGACCCCCTTGAAGTGGGTCGTGATGCTGGCCCCGCTCGCCTTCGTCTTCTTCTTCTCGTTCCGCATCCACGCGATGTCGGCCGCGACCGCGCAGATGGCCTTCTGGGCCTTCGCGGCCGTGATGGGTCTGTCGCTGTCGTCGGTCTTCCTGGTCTTCACCGGAACCTCGATCGCCCGCACGTTCTTCATCACCGCGACCATGTTTGGCGCAATGAGCCTCTACGGCTACACCACCAAGCGTGACCTGTCGCAGTTCGGCTCGTTCCTGATGATGGGTCTGATCGGTGTCGTCATCGCCTCGATCGTCAACATCTTCCTCGGCTCGAGCGCCCTGCAGTTCGCGATCTCGGTGATCGGCGTCGTCGTCTTCGTCGGCCTGACCGCCTGGGATACCCAGAACATCAAGCAGCAGTATGCCGAAAACTTCGACCAGGAGAGCCAGCAGAAGCTCGCCGTCTTCGGCGCGCTGTCGCTCTACCTGAACTTCGTCAACCTGTTCCAGCTGCTGCTGAGCCTGACCGGCCAGCGCGAAGAATAA
- a CDS encoding sigma-70 family RNA polymerase sigma factor — translation MTTNSNPFNVIGQLAALRRYARSLVRNPDEAEDLVHDALIRALERRSTFKSGGSIRNWLMSILHNTHIDRLRRDRAASRRQDATLELTDMVAPAGQEHSVRLAQVRDAFLSLPEDQREALHLVAIEELSYQEAADVLNIPVGTLMSRVSRARARLRAMESGEDANLVPHLRIVGGNPDDQQ, via the coding sequence ATGACGACGAACTCGAACCCGTTCAATGTGATTGGCCAGCTCGCAGCCCTGCGACGCTACGCCCGTTCGCTCGTCAGAAATCCGGACGAGGCGGAAGACCTCGTTCATGATGCACTTATCCGGGCCCTGGAGCGCAGGTCGACCTTCAAGAGCGGGGGCAGCATCCGCAACTGGCTGATGTCCATCCTGCACAATACGCATATCGACCGCCTTCGCCGGGACCGCGCCGCCAGTCGGCGCCAGGATGCGACACTGGAGCTGACCGATATGGTGGCGCCTGCGGGTCAGGAGCATTCGGTACGGCTGGCGCAGGTACGCGACGCCTTCCTGTCTCTTCCGGAAGACCAGCGCGAAGCGCTCCATCTCGTGGCCATCGAGGAGCTTTCCTATCAGGAAGCGGCCGATGTCCTGAATATCCCCGTGGGCACGCTGATGTCCCGCGTTTCCCGCGCCCGCGCCCGGCTAAGGGCGATGGAAAGCGGCGAGGACGCGAACCTCGTGCCCCACCTCAGAATCGTTGGAGGAAACCCCGATGACCAGCAATGA
- the rhaI gene encoding L-rhamnose catabolism isomerase: MSEIRIPVDIVAADNDKREAAHRSDFQALGEKLARSSIDIESVTAKVADFFVAVPSWGVGTGGTRFARFPGQGEPRHIFDKLDDCGVIQQLTRATPTVSLHIPWDKADPKELKAKADALGLGFDAMNSNTFSDSADQPHSYKYGSLSHVDAATRRQAVEHNIECIELGAALGSKALTVWIGDGSNFPGQSNFTRQFERYLDAMREIYKALPHDWRLFSEHKMYEPAFYSTVVQDWGTNYLIAQTLGEKAYCLVDLGHHGPNTNIEMIVARLIQFGKLGGFHFNDSKYGDDDLDAGSVEPYRLFLVFNELVDAEHRGVKGFHPAHMIDQSHNVTDPIESLISSANEIRRAYAQALLVDRAALEGYQSGNDALMASETLKRAYRTDVEPILAEARLRAGGAIDPVATYRASGYRFRVAAERPAVKGGSGGIV, from the coding sequence ATGAGCGAGATCCGAATTCCCGTCGATATCGTTGCGGCTGACAATGACAAGCGCGAGGCGGCTCACCGCAGCGATTTCCAGGCGCTGGGCGAGAAGCTGGCGCGGAGCTCGATCGATATCGAGAGCGTGACCGCGAAGGTCGCGGACTTTTTTGTCGCCGTTCCTTCCTGGGGCGTGGGCACCGGCGGCACGCGCTTTGCCCGATTTCCGGGGCAAGGAGAGCCGCGGCACATCTTCGACAAGCTCGACGATTGCGGCGTCATCCAGCAGCTGACCCGCGCCACGCCGACAGTCTCTCTGCATATCCCCTGGGACAAGGCGGATCCGAAGGAGCTGAAGGCCAAGGCGGATGCTTTGGGGCTGGGCTTCGACGCGATGAATTCGAACACTTTCTCTGATAGCGCCGACCAGCCGCATTCCTACAAATATGGGTCGCTCAGCCATGTGGATGCAGCGACCCGCCGGCAGGCCGTCGAGCACAATATCGAGTGCATCGAACTCGGTGCAGCCCTCGGCTCCAAGGCACTGACCGTCTGGATCGGTGATGGATCCAACTTCCCCGGTCAGAGCAACTTCACCCGCCAGTTCGAGCGTTATCTCGACGCGATGCGCGAGATCTACAAGGCGCTGCCGCACGACTGGCGACTGTTCTCCGAACACAAGATGTACGAACCGGCCTTCTATTCCACCGTCGTGCAGGACTGGGGCACGAATTATCTCATCGCGCAGACGCTGGGAGAAAAGGCCTATTGCCTCGTCGACCTCGGGCATCATGGGCCGAACACCAATATCGAAATGATCGTTGCGCGGCTCATTCAGTTCGGAAAGCTCGGCGGCTTCCACTTCAACGATAGCAAATATGGCGATGACGATCTGGATGCCGGATCGGTCGAACCCTACCGGCTGTTCCTGGTGTTCAACGAGCTCGTTGACGCAGAGCATCGGGGTGTGAAGGGCTTCCATCCGGCGCATATGATCGACCAGAGCCATAACGTGACAGATCCGATCGAAAGCCTGATTTCGAGCGCCAACGAGATCCGCCGTGCCTATGCCCAGGCGCTGCTTGTGGATCGTGCGGCTCTCGAAGGGTACCAGAGCGGCAATGACGCGCTGATGGCATCCGAAACGCTGAAGCGTGCCTATCGGACCGATGTCGAGCCGATTCTTGCAGAAGCGCGGCTGCGGGCTGGTGGTGCGATCGATCCGGTGGCGACCTATCGTGCCAGTGGCTACCGGTTCCGCGTTGCGGCCGAGCGTCCTGCGGTCAAGGGTGGCTCCGGCGGGATTGTCTGA
- a CDS encoding DUF475 domain-containing protein, whose protein sequence is MSTAAATGGNSTLGYFRWAFIVTAIGLLLGAVLGWQMSGTISGMATIFFICSVLAVLEISLSFDNAIVNANKLKDMTPVWQRRFLTWGILIAVFGMRIIFPLLIVVIAAQIGPIEAVILAAREPAEYARIMNDAHLPIAAFGGTFLMMVGLTYFFNQEKDIHWIEWLESHMARSASIKGIEIALVLLLILLFSNLLDGEEATTFVYSAIYGLVTFLAVEVLGGLLDASQRAMSEAAKGGLGAFIYLEVLDASFSFDGVIGAFALTQNLFIIAIGLGIGAMYVRSMTIMLVEKGTLAEYRYLEHGAFYAILILSVIMYVQTLFHIPEVITGLGGAALIGISLWSSIKYNREEREEEERLAGESVAENI, encoded by the coding sequence ATGAGCACCGCAGCAGCAACGGGTGGCAATTCCACTCTCGGTTACTTCCGCTGGGCCTTCATCGTCACGGCGATCGGCCTGCTTCTCGGCGCCGTTCTCGGATGGCAGATGAGCGGCACAATCTCCGGCATGGCGACCATCTTCTTCATCTGCTCGGTCCTGGCCGTGCTTGAAATCTCCCTGTCCTTCGACAACGCCATCGTCAACGCCAACAAGCTCAAGGACATGACGCCCGTCTGGCAACGGCGCTTCCTGACCTGGGGTATCCTCATCGCCGTCTTCGGTATGCGCATCATCTTCCCGCTGTTGATCGTGGTGATCGCGGCGCAGATCGGCCCGATCGAAGCCGTGATCCTCGCCGCCCGCGAGCCCGCGGAATATGCGCGCATCATGAACGATGCGCATCTGCCGATCGCGGCCTTCGGCGGTACCTTCCTGATGATGGTCGGCCTCACCTACTTCTTCAACCAGGAGAAGGACATCCACTGGATCGAGTGGCTCGAAAGTCATATGGCGCGCTCCGCCTCGATCAAGGGTATCGAGATTGCGCTCGTGCTGCTCCTGATCCTGCTGTTCTCCAATCTTCTTGACGGCGAAGAGGCGACGACCTTCGTCTATTCGGCGATCTATGGTCTCGTGACCTTCCTCGCCGTCGAAGTTCTCGGCGGTCTGCTCGACGCCTCGCAGCGTGCCATGAGCGAAGCGGCAAAGGGTGGCCTCGGCGCCTTCATCTATCTTGAAGTGCTGGACGCCAGCTTCTCTTTCGACGGCGTCATCGGCGCCTTTGCACTGACGCAGAACCTCTTCATTATCGCGATCGGCCTTGGCATCGGCGCCATGTATGTGCGCTCGATGACCATCATGCTCGTCGAAAAGGGCACGCTCGCCGAATATCGATACCTCGAACACGGCGCCTTCTACGCCATCCTGATCCTGTCGGTGATCATGTATGTGCAGACACTGTTCCACATCCCGGAAGTGATCACCGGTCTTGGCGGTGCGGCACTCATCGGCATCTCGCTGTGGTCCTCGATCAAGTACAATCGGGAAGAGCGGGAAGAAGAAGAACGTCTCGCCGGCGAAAGCGTAGCCGAGAATATCTGA
- a CDS encoding bifunctional rhamnulose-1-phosphate aldolase/short-chain dehydrogenase has translation MTGQTRLLENRWDDAYAATLDEPGKLLYRSNLLGADKRITNYGGGNTSAKVMEIDPLTGQAVKVLWVKGSGGDVGTIKLDGFATLYQDKLEALKGIYKGVHDEDRMVGFLPHCTFNLNPRAASIDTPLHGFVSFTHVDHMHPDAIIAIAASKNSRELTQKIFGSEIGWLPWRRPGFQLGLDLEAFVKANPTAKGVVLESHGLFTWADDAKDCYLLTLEIINKAIEWFAKETEGKTVFGGAVSKSLPADERRTIAARLMPEIRGRIGKGERKLGHFDDQDAVLEFVNSKNLQPLGSLGTSCPDHFLRTKIRPLIVDFDPAKPDVDAVLAGLDKALEAYRADYTRYYETCKHDNSPAIRDPNPVIFLVPGVGMLSFAKDKATARIAGEFYVNAINVMRGASTVSEYQGLPEQEAFDIEYWLLEEAKLQRMPKPKSLAGRVAFVTGGAGGIGRATADRLMAEGACVVLADIDAAALEQTVADFSKRHGADVVRSVQLDVTREDAVIRSFSEACVEFGGVDILVSNAGIASSAPVEDTTLAMWDKNISILATGYFLVSREAFRLFRRQKLGGNVVFVASKNGLASSPNASAYCTAKAAEIHLARCLALEGADAGIRVNTVNPDAVLRGSKIWNGEWREQRAASSKIEVTDLEEHYRNRSMLKLNVFPEDIAEAIYFLASDLSAKSTGNIINVDAGNAQSFPR, from the coding sequence ATGACGGGCCAAACCCGCCTTCTCGAAAATCGTTGGGATGATGCTTATGCCGCCACGCTTGATGAGCCCGGCAAGCTTCTGTATCGATCCAACCTGCTGGGTGCCGACAAGCGCATCACCAATTATGGGGGCGGCAACACCTCCGCCAAGGTGATGGAGATCGATCCGCTGACGGGGCAGGCGGTCAAGGTTCTCTGGGTCAAGGGGTCTGGCGGTGACGTCGGAACGATCAAGCTCGATGGTTTCGCGACTCTCTATCAGGACAAGCTCGAAGCACTGAAGGGCATCTACAAGGGGGTGCATGACGAAGACCGCATGGTCGGTTTCCTGCCGCATTGTACTTTCAACCTGAACCCGCGCGCGGCGTCCATCGATACCCCGCTGCATGGTTTCGTATCCTTCACGCATGTCGATCACATGCATCCTGACGCGATCATTGCGATTGCGGCCTCGAAGAATTCCAGGGAATTGACGCAGAAGATCTTCGGCTCCGAGATCGGATGGCTGCCCTGGCGCCGCCCGGGTTTCCAGCTCGGTCTCGACCTCGAAGCCTTTGTGAAGGCCAATCCGACTGCAAAGGGCGTCGTGCTCGAAAGCCATGGTCTGTTCACCTGGGCCGATGACGCCAAGGACTGCTATCTCCTGACGCTCGAGATCATCAACAAGGCGATCGAGTGGTTTGCCAAGGAGACCGAGGGCAAGACGGTCTTCGGCGGTGCGGTATCGAAGAGCCTGCCGGCAGACGAGCGTCGTACGATTGCTGCCCGTCTGATGCCCGAGATCCGCGGACGGATCGGCAAGGGCGAGCGCAAGCTCGGGCATTTCGACGACCAGGATGCCGTGCTGGAATTCGTCAATTCGAAGAACCTGCAGCCGCTGGGGAGCCTCGGGACGTCCTGCCCTGACCATTTCCTGCGCACCAAGATCCGACCGCTGATCGTCGATTTCGATCCGGCAAAGCCCGATGTGGACGCGGTTCTTGCCGGTCTGGACAAGGCTCTCGAAGCCTATCGGGCCGACTACACCCGCTATTACGAGACCTGCAAACACGACAATTCGCCCGCCATCCGTGATCCGAACCCGGTGATCTTCCTGGTTCCTGGCGTTGGCATGCTGTCCTTTGCCAAGGACAAGGCGACGGCCCGCATTGCCGGTGAGTTCTATGTCAATGCGATCAACGTCATGCGCGGCGCCTCGACGGTTTCCGAATATCAGGGACTGCCGGAGCAGGAAGCTTTCGATATCGAATACTGGCTGCTCGAAGAGGCAAAGCTGCAGCGCATGCCGAAGCCGAAGAGCCTCGCAGGACGCGTAGCCTTCGTCACCGGCGGCGCCGGCGGCATTGGCCGGGCGACCGCCGACCGGCTGATGGCGGAAGGTGCCTGCGTGGTGCTGGCCGATATCGATGCTGCAGCACTGGAGCAGACGGTCGCCGACTTCTCGAAGCGCCATGGCGCGGATGTGGTCCGCTCCGTTCAGCTCGACGTGACGCGCGAGGATGCGGTTATACGCTCCTTCTCCGAAGCCTGCGTGGAGTTCGGTGGCGTGGATATCCTTGTCTCGAATGCCGGGATTGCCTCTTCGGCGCCTGTCGAGGACACGACGCTTGCGATGTGGGACAAGAATATCAGCATCCTGGCAACCGGCTATTTCCTCGTCTCGCGTGAGGCTTTCCGTCTGTTCCGGCGTCAGAAGCTCGGCGGCAACGTCGTCTTCGTTGCCTCGAAGAACGGTCTTGCCTCTTCGCCCAATGCCTCCGCCTATTGTACTGCGAAGGCTGCCGAGATCCATCTCGCCCGCTGCCTGGCGCTCGAAGGTGCAGACGCCGGCATCCGGGTGAACACGGTCAATCCGGACGCGGTGCTGCGTGGGTCGAAGATCTGGAACGGCGAATGGCGCGAGCAGCGGGCGGCCTCCTCGAAGATCGAAGTCACCGATCTCGAGGAGCATTACCGCAACCGCTCGATGTTGAAGCTGAATGTTTTCCCGGAAGACATCGCCGAAGCCATCTACTTCCTGGCGTCGGACCTGTCCGCGAAATCGACCGGCAACATCATCAATGTCGATGCCGGCAATGCGCAGAGCTTCCCGCGCTGA
- a CDS encoding exopolysaccharide biosynthesis protein, whose amino-acid sequence MTIIAPLDSTTAEGGVASRRLARLRAHVAEAGSVTLDELMSAMGRSSIAFAILILSLPALTPIPGPFGLVFGSCLAIISLQIIAGFRRIWLPQFLGRRQVSGGTIELMVRYTAPLVARVETLLRKNRLRRFAGPRAQAFLGLPVLLLAIAVALPIPFGNMLPVAALVMIALGLMERDGLVTILGLGMGVIALGATGGLVYAAAWGLGSIVGP is encoded by the coding sequence ATGACCATAATCGCGCCGCTAGACAGCACCACTGCTGAGGGCGGGGTGGCATCCAGACGATTGGCCAGGCTTCGAGCCCATGTCGCCGAAGCGGGTTCAGTAACCCTGGATGAGTTGATGTCGGCCATGGGCCGCAGCAGCATCGCCTTTGCAATCCTGATCCTCTCTCTTCCGGCGCTCACTCCCATCCCCGGTCCGTTTGGCCTCGTCTTCGGGAGTTGCCTCGCGATCATCTCGCTCCAGATCATCGCGGGTTTCAGACGCATCTGGTTGCCTCAATTTCTGGGACGACGGCAGGTTTCCGGCGGAACGATCGAACTCATGGTTCGCTACACGGCGCCCCTCGTGGCGCGCGTGGAAACTCTCCTGCGCAAAAACCGCCTGCGGCGCTTCGCCGGACCACGTGCTCAGGCATTTCTTGGCCTACCCGTTCTTTTGCTTGCCATCGCCGTCGCGCTACCGATCCCTTTCGGCAACATGCTTCCCGTGGCGGCCCTCGTGATGATCGCGCTTGGCCTCATGGAGCGGGACGGTCTGGTGACGATCCTGGGTTTGGGCATGGGCGTGATCGCACTTGGGGCGACCGGCGGCCTCGTGTATGCTGCGGCCTGGGGACTGGGCTCGATTGTCGGCCCGTGA
- a CDS encoding YqaE/Pmp3 family membrane protein translates to MDVLRILLAILLPPVGVFLQVGIGLHFWLNILLTLFGYIPGIIHAIWVIIRK, encoded by the coding sequence ATGGACGTTCTTCGCATTCTGCTTGCCATCCTCCTGCCGCCGGTCGGCGTTTTCCTCCAGGTGGGCATCGGCCTGCATTTCTGGCTGAACATCCTGCTCACGCTCTTCGGCTATATCCCGGGCATCATCCATGCCATCTGGGTGATCATCCGCAAGTAG
- a CDS encoding anti-sigma factor family protein, with translation MTSNDPVIEADLHAYVDDQLDVGRRIEVEAYLSENPAIAAKVMADLRVRDELRLALAGMPAVVRQETRDAARVLESAFNRPRTIDVIRRAAAVVLLVGAGWIAHGWIAPGSIGEVVASVPPPQFVEEAVRAHQTAELREKMSSQSETSRFDPAEIRSATAIVLPAMPDDWTVRDAQIFPSTYGPSVELEVEPQFGERLSLFAVRPGNFAVQQVLLKQEGQTNAAYWQIGEVAYALISETQNPDRLAEQARKLARTLY, from the coding sequence ATGACCAGCAATGATCCTGTAATCGAGGCCGACCTGCACGCCTATGTCGACGACCAGCTGGATGTTGGTCGCCGTATCGAGGTCGAGGCCTATCTGTCGGAAAATCCTGCGATCGCCGCCAAGGTCATGGCCGATCTGCGTGTGCGCGACGAATTGCGGCTGGCGCTTGCGGGCATGCCAGCAGTCGTGCGTCAGGAAACGCGTGATGCGGCACGGGTGCTGGAAAGCGCCTTCAACCGTCCGCGCACGATCGACGTCATTCGGCGTGCGGCGGCAGTCGTGCTTCTCGTGGGCGCCGGCTGGATCGCCCATGGTTGGATCGCCCCCGGCAGCATCGGCGAAGTTGTGGCCTCAGTGCCGCCGCCGCAGTTCGTCGAGGAGGCCGTGCGCGCGCATCAGACGGCGGAGCTGCGGGAAAAGATGAGCTCGCAGTCCGAAACGAGCCGCTTCGATCCGGCCGAGATCCGTTCCGCCACGGCCATCGTTCTGCCGGCCATGCCGGATGACTGGACCGTGCGGGACGCCCAGATTTTCCCCTCGACCTACGGACCGAGCGTCGAGCTCGAGGTCGAGCCCCAATTCGGCGAGAGGTTGTCCCTCTTCGCCGTCAGGCCTGGCAATTTTGCCGTTCAGCAGGTGCTGCTGAAGCAGGAGGGTCAGACCAACGCAGCCTATTGGCAGATCGGCGAGGTTGCTTACGCGCTGATCTCCGAAACCCAAAACCCGGACAGGCTGGCCGAACAGGCCCGCAAGCTTGCCCGGACCCTTTACTGA